A stretch of DNA from Caldilineales bacterium:
CTCAAGCTCGGACATGGGCACATGCTGGGCTACCGGCAGCCCGGCCAGGGCCAGTTTGACGCCGCCGCTGTAGGCCCGCACCAATCCGCCCTTCCCCAGCAGCGTCCCGCCAAAATAGCGCGTGACCACGGCGGTGATGTCGCCCAGCCGGCTGTGCTCCAACACCGTCAGCATTGGCCGGCCGGCGGCGCCGTGTGGCTCGCCGTCGTCGCTGAACCCCACCTGGCCGGTGCTGCCCGGCGGCCCCACCAGGTAGGCCCAGCAATTGTGCGTGGCGTCGGCGAACTCGGCCCGGACCGCAGCCACGAAGGCGCGGGCATCGGCCAGGGTGGGGGTGGGAGCCAGGGTGGTGATGAAGCGACTGCGCGAGATTTCCTCCTCCACACGGTGGATGGTTGCGGGGATGGGGTAGCGATCAGCCATCGAGTCCCGCCTCCACCTTTCCCACTCGCCCGTCCGCCTCGTCCAAGACGGTCTCGGCCGCTGCCAGCACCTGCCACACGCCCAGCTCGGCCAGACAGGTGCGGGCGGCGCAGCCATGCCGCTGGCCCACGGCATGGCCGACGTAGGCGCAGGGCGAGCAAGGGATGCCAAGCCGCACCACCTGGCTGGGGCTGTGCGGCGTCCACGGCGCCCAAGCCAAATGGTTGGTGGGGCCGAAGATGGCGACCAGCGGCGTGCGCATGGCGGCGGCGATGTGGGCGACGCCGCTATCGGCGCCTACGAACAGGCGGGCGCGGGCCAGCACCGCCCCCAGCTGAGGCACGGTCAGACGTTTGCTCAGGTCGAACACCGGCGACTGTGCGGCCGCCAACACGGCGTCGACGCCATCATCGGCGCCGCCGACGAGGACGGTTGCCAGCCCCTGCCGCCGTTCCAGCTCG
This window harbors:
- a CDS encoding YigZ family protein, translated to MADRYPIPATIHRVEEEISRSRFITTLAPTPTLADARAFVAAVRAEFADATHNCWAYLVGPPGSTGQVGFSDDGEPHGAAGRPMLTVLEHSRLGDITAVVTRYFGGTLLGKGGLVRAYSGGVKLALAGLPVAQHVPMSELEVVVSYAGVAPLLRLLPQFEATPLHESYAADVSYHLRLPADRAAAFAAALTELTNGEALVDLPT